A window of Aeromicrobium sp. Sec7.5 genomic DNA:
ATGCGCTCGAGGAACGCGGGCAGCGTGTACCGGTGCCATTCCTCGATCGGGTCGCTGGTGAGCGCCTCGTGGGTGCGGTACCGCTGATCGGCCAGCACCGCGAGCTCGTGGATCAGGTGCGGGTGCCGTGGCCAGCATGGCGGGATGATCCCGGCCGGGTCGAAGACGTACTCATGGTTGATCCAGGCCGCGACGCGATCCAGCCACTTCCAGAGGTCAGTTCTCAGGACGGGGTCGGTGCACGTCGCTGGCAGCCATGGACGCGGAAGTGCGTTGAGATCGCCGAGCTCGGCGATCTGCGCTGGTGTGCCGTTGGCGGCGACCGCGAGCTCGCGGTAGGCCAGAGAGACCCGGGACGTGGGCTTCGGGAACGGCCAGATCAGGCTTTCGTCCTCGGCGGCGGGCACCTCGTGAGCTGTGCTCATGTGGGCCACCCGCCCAGACCTCGACGCTGCGACTCCACCAGCGCCGCCGTGGCGCGGGCGGCCGGGTCGATCCGGTGGTGACGAGCGGACTCGACCCGGGCTCGAGCGGCTTCCTGCGCGCGCAACAGCTCCCGACCGGGGGCGCCGTCGATGCAGCGGTGCAGCTTGGCCAGCACGGGCCGGCCGTTCTCGGCGATCACGAGCGCCTGACGTTGCTCGAGCTGACGAATCTCGGCGCCGGTCAGGATGGGGATCTCGTCGCTGCTGCTCGAGCGGCCGGCCATCGCACCGCTCTGCCAGTTGAACCGGGTCACGCGGACGGGTCCGAGCAGGTCGGAGACCTCCTGATTGAAGGAGACGTCCTTGGAGCCACCGAACAGGGCCAGTACGTTCGTCAGCCCGAACAGCGCTCGGGCTTCCTGCTCGCCGAAGATCGCCGCCAGCTGACGCCACGTCTGGGCCGCGTAGATGAAGGACAGACCGAGGGCGCGCTCGTTGGCCATGCGGGTGCGCAGGGTCGGCAGCGGCGCGGTCGACGGCAGCTCGTCGAGAACCGCCACCATCGGCGGGCACAGTCGCCCGTGGGGCGAGGAGTTCGCGAGCTCGAGGGCGGTGTCCAGGACGTGTTCGGCCACGGCGGTCATCAGCGGTGACGCCGACGCGTAGGGGTCTTCTCGGCCGAGGAGGTAGATCGTGCCGCCGCGACTGATGATGTCCGCGACGTCGGTGGCTCGCCTCCCCCGCCCGGGGACGCACCGGCGCCGGATGTCGCCTTGGAAGAACAGCGACATCGCCTGCTGGACGGTCGTCGCGGTGTTGCCCGCGGTGCGGTCGTCACCGCGCAGCGCCCCCTGCAGGAGCCCGTGCCAGAACGGAGCGGCGTGCGGGTGCTCGCGCAGGATCTCCTCGGGCTCGGTCGCGGCGCGCGGGTTGGCGACCCATTCCAGGACGTCGTCGAGGCCGCGACCACTGAGAGCTGCGGCGTGAAAGAACGCCTGGATGACCTTGGACGCTTCGGCGGCGTAGAACCGTGCGGCGTCGTCGGTGTGGGAGGAGCCCTTGACCGTGCCGGCGGTGAACGCCTTTGCTCGACGTTCGGCGAGCATCGGGTCGACGCACCCGGCGACCGGGTCGAAGACGAACTCCGGCAGCCCGGGCGCGAGACCGAACGGATCCAGCACGGCGCAGGGGCGGTCATCGGCGCTGCGGGCGTCGATCGTCAGCAGCAGGTCCTCGACCTTGGTCATCGTGACCAGCGCGGCGCCTGGGGCGCCCAGCAACGCCGGCACCAAAATATCGAGCGTCTTGCCCGAACCCTGCGGGCCGATGACGCCGGTCGTGCGGTCCCACGGCACCCACAGCTCCTTGCCG
This region includes:
- a CDS encoding type IV secretory system conjugative DNA transfer family protein, giving the protein MKTFDPTQVGWKLGKAHEPRTGKELWVPWDRTTGVIGPQGSGKTLDILVPALLGAPGAALVTMTKVEDLLLTIDARSADDRPCAVLDPFGLAPGLPEFVFDPVAGCVDPMLAERRAKAFTAGTVKGSSHTDDAARFYAAEASKVIQAFFHAAALSGRGLDDVLEWVANPRAATEPEEILREHPHAAPFWHGLLQGALRGDDRTAGNTATTVQQAMSLFFQGDIRRRCVPGRGRRATDVADIISRGGTIYLLGREDPYASASPLMTAVAEHVLDTALELANSSPHGRLCPPMVAVLDELPSTAPLPTLRTRMANERALGLSFIYAAQTWRQLAAIFGEQEARALFGLTNVLALFGGSKDVSFNQEVSDLLGPVRVTRFNWQSGAMAGRSSSSDEIPILTGAEIRQLEQRQALVIAENGRPVLAKLHRCIDGAPGRELLRAQEAARARVESARHHRIDPAARATAALVESQRRGLGGWPT